A single genomic interval of Stieleria maiorica harbors:
- a CDS encoding DUF1501 domain-containing protein — protein MQNEKTSSIDRRQLLRNLGGGMGMLGAAQLLASDQAGRFGTHFPAKAKRVIHLFMNGGPYQGDLFDPKPALEKYAGTRPPGADLLTERPTGGLLPSPFRFRRCGESGVPVSELLPQLSRHIDEICVLRSLHADNPNHGPALLQMNNGTITPTRPSMGAWFLYGLGSENTNLPGYVVLCPGRPVRFSILWNSAFLPSQYQGTYINHSKIEPDNMLPHLRNTRWDRATQREQLDLLQQLNAQQTAARRDRSMLDARIESMETAFRMQFEGSEAFDLDRETQQTRTAYGKGHFANGCLLARRLVERGVRFVQVYYGNGQPWDTHSGHDDTVPKLCRNIDQPIAALIADLKARGMLEDTLIVWGGEFGRTPTSENGNGRDHNHHGFSMWMAGGGVKGGMTYGETDDFGFRAMVDKMHVHDLHATILHLLGLDHERLTYRHAGRDFRLTDVHGRVVGEIIA, from the coding sequence ATGCAAAACGAAAAGACATCATCGATCGATCGACGACAACTGTTGCGGAACCTCGGCGGCGGGATGGGAATGCTGGGCGCAGCGCAATTGCTCGCGTCCGACCAAGCTGGTCGCTTTGGAACACACTTTCCCGCAAAAGCGAAACGTGTGATCCATTTGTTCATGAACGGCGGCCCGTACCAGGGCGATCTGTTCGATCCCAAGCCGGCGCTCGAAAAGTATGCCGGGACTCGTCCTCCCGGCGCTGACCTTTTGACCGAACGTCCCACCGGCGGATTGTTGCCGTCACCGTTTCGGTTTCGCCGCTGCGGTGAAAGCGGCGTTCCGGTCAGCGAGCTGCTGCCCCAGCTCAGTCGCCACATCGACGAGATCTGCGTGCTTCGATCGCTCCACGCCGACAACCCCAACCACGGGCCGGCGCTGTTGCAAATGAACAACGGCACCATCACGCCGACGCGGCCCAGTATGGGCGCCTGGTTCCTGTACGGTCTGGGCAGCGAAAACACAAACCTGCCCGGTTATGTGGTGTTGTGCCCGGGACGCCCGGTGCGTTTTTCGATCCTTTGGAACAGCGCGTTTTTGCCTTCGCAGTACCAGGGGACTTACATCAACCATTCCAAGATCGAACCGGACAACATGCTGCCCCATCTGCGCAACACGCGTTGGGATCGCGCGACGCAGCGTGAGCAATTGGACTTGCTGCAGCAACTTAACGCCCAACAGACGGCCGCGCGTCGCGACCGTTCAATGCTGGATGCCCGCATCGAATCGATGGAAACCGCGTTTCGCATGCAGTTCGAAGGCAGCGAGGCGTTTGATTTGGATCGCGAAACCCAGCAGACGCGAACCGCGTACGGGAAAGGGCATTTCGCCAACGGATGTCTGTTGGCGCGGCGGTTGGTCGAGCGGGGCGTCCGTTTCGTGCAAGTCTACTACGGCAATGGCCAGCCCTGGGACACACACAGCGGACACGACGACACGGTACCCAAGTTGTGCAGGAACATCGACCAGCCGATCGCCGCGCTGATCGCCGACCTCAAGGCGCGCGGGATGTTGGAAGACACGTTGATCGTGTGGGGCGGAGAATTCGGACGCACCCCGACGTCGGAAAACGGCAACGGCCGCGATCACAATCATCACGGCTTTTCGATGTGGATGGCCGGCGGCGGCGTCAAAGGCGGCATGACGTACGGTGAGACCGATGATTTTGGTTTTCGAGCAATGGTCGACAAGATGCACGTGCATGACCTGCACGCCACGATCTTACACTTGCTGGGACTCGATCACGAGCGATTGACCTACCGTCACGCCGGCCGCGACTTCCGCCTGACCGATGTTCACGGCCGCGTCGTCGGCGAGATCATCGCCTGA
- a CDS encoding nucleoside hydrolase, with the protein MMLPFAATVAADPVPIIFDTDMAGDCDDAGALAVLNALADRGEAQILAVVTNRKCTAGVSGGACDAINTFYGRPDIPIGTDKDGAKFPWNKPSTYTPALFEDFPHDSPVDTELPDALEVYRKTLAAAPDGSVVICSVGALSNLEDLLNSPADEHSPRTGIELIETKVRQTVIMGGEFPRSSKPETNVRLDPPASVAVVHEWPGPILWQGFEIGNALHCGAKLQNASGNNPVRRAFQLRPYLGGFAIDHGKPAHDQAAVLLAVRGIEPELWTVSGNGRVVVDSDGHTQWHSAPQMQHRYVSIKGRPDRLVNIIDELMMK; encoded by the coding sequence ATGATGTTACCGTTCGCCGCCACCGTTGCTGCGGATCCCGTCCCGATCATCTTCGACACCGACATGGCCGGGGACTGTGACGACGCGGGCGCCCTGGCTGTTTTGAACGCGTTGGCGGATCGTGGCGAGGCACAGATTCTGGCGGTTGTGACCAATCGCAAGTGCACCGCCGGCGTCTCCGGAGGTGCCTGCGACGCGATCAACACGTTCTACGGTCGCCCAGACATTCCGATCGGGACCGACAAAGACGGCGCGAAGTTTCCTTGGAACAAGCCCAGCACCTACACGCCGGCACTGTTTGAGGACTTTCCGCACGACAGTCCGGTCGACACCGAATTGCCCGACGCGCTTGAGGTTTACCGGAAAACCTTGGCCGCCGCACCCGATGGTTCCGTCGTGATTTGCAGCGTCGGGGCGCTCAGCAATCTGGAAGACCTGCTCAATTCCCCTGCCGATGAACACAGCCCGCGGACGGGGATCGAACTGATCGAGACCAAGGTCCGGCAGACGGTCATCATGGGTGGGGAGTTCCCGCGGTCCTCCAAGCCGGAAACCAACGTTCGGCTGGACCCACCCGCATCGGTCGCCGTCGTGCACGAGTGGCCTGGACCGATCCTTTGGCAGGGGTTCGAAATCGGCAACGCGCTGCACTGCGGAGCGAAACTTCAGAACGCGTCGGGTAACAACCCCGTCCGACGGGCTTTCCAGCTGAGGCCCTATCTGGGCGGCTTTGCGATCGATCACGGCAAACCGGCGCATGATCAGGCCGCCGTTTTGCTGGCCGTGCGAGGGATCGAACCGGAACTTTGGACCGTCAGCGGGAACGGTCGCGTCGTCGTCGATTCCGACGGGCACACCCAGTGGCACTCTGCCCCGCAGATGCAGCATCGCTACGTGTCCATCAAAGGCCGACCGGATCGGCTGGTGAATATTATCGACGAATTGATGATGAAGTGA
- a CDS encoding amidohydrolase — MHLRLAIAALTWCIPTALVPAADLVLRGGKIVTVDPQFRIVQAMAVHDGRIVALGTDEQIAPQIDQQTQIVDLDGRMVLPGLIDSHVHPTGASQYEADHEIPPMETIDDVLSYVRARAAVVPKGEWIVLQQVFITRLREQRFPTRAELDSVAPEHPVWFRTGPDGSANSLALAENGIDRAFAAKHPDQVAVDPASGEPSGVIRRSSSIFKTRSDKSRKSLSQDERDDRLVELLEDYNRWGITGIIDRNCSDSARAQYARLLEANRLTTRVRLSRSLSPGDDLTQIDQRLDEITADPLFKQPDPRLGVIGVKVFEDGGMLTGSAYFTRPWGTSTIYGIVDSRYRGMQFIDDDRLEQLVRRCASRGLAFTAHCQGDAAVEALVDAYARVDQEIPIGPTRSSITHSSFMSPKAIAGAAKLGVGVDLQPAWLYLDARTLVAQFGSERLTHFIPLRSLFAAGVVAGGGSDHMQKIGSLRSVNPYNPFLGMWVAVTRTARWHDEPIHREQALTREQMIRFYTINNAWLMRAEDEIGSLEVGKRADFVVVDRDLLRCSDDEIRDALVESTWLDGRPVYQSQP; from the coding sequence ATGCATCTTCGTCTTGCCATCGCCGCTTTAACCTGGTGCATCCCCACCGCCCTGGTTCCTGCCGCCGACCTGGTCCTGCGCGGCGGCAAGATCGTGACCGTCGATCCGCAGTTCCGCATCGTCCAGGCGATGGCGGTCCACGACGGGCGGATCGTCGCCCTGGGAACCGACGAACAGATCGCGCCGCAGATCGACCAACAAACGCAGATCGTCGACCTGGACGGCCGCATGGTCTTGCCCGGCCTGATCGACTCACATGTCCATCCCACCGGTGCCAGCCAATACGAAGCGGACCACGAAATCCCGCCGATGGAAACGATCGACGACGTCTTGAGCTATGTACGTGCTCGAGCCGCCGTGGTTCCTAAAGGCGAGTGGATTGTGCTGCAGCAAGTCTTCATCACCCGACTGCGAGAACAGCGATTCCCCACCCGCGCGGAACTGGATTCGGTCGCCCCCGAGCACCCCGTCTGGTTCCGCACCGGGCCCGACGGCAGCGCCAACTCGCTGGCACTGGCCGAAAACGGGATCGACAGAGCCTTTGCCGCAAAGCATCCCGACCAAGTCGCGGTGGATCCCGCCAGCGGCGAACCGAGCGGCGTGATCCGGCGGTCCTCCTCGATCTTCAAAACCCGTTCGGACAAGAGCCGAAAATCATTGTCGCAAGACGAACGCGATGATCGTCTGGTCGAGCTGCTCGAGGACTACAACCGCTGGGGGATCACGGGGATCATCGATCGCAATTGCAGCGATTCGGCCCGAGCCCAGTATGCGCGACTCTTGGAAGCAAACCGCTTGACGACACGGGTGCGACTGTCGCGTTCGCTTTCGCCGGGCGATGATCTTACGCAAATCGACCAACGCCTCGACGAGATCACCGCCGACCCATTGTTCAAGCAACCCGATCCCCGGCTCGGCGTGATCGGCGTAAAAGTTTTTGAAGACGGCGGGATGTTGACCGGCAGCGCCTACTTCACGCGTCCCTGGGGAACCAGCACGATCTACGGGATCGTCGATTCGCGGTACCGGGGCATGCAGTTCATCGATGATGATCGGTTGGAACAACTCGTTCGGAGGTGTGCAAGCCGCGGGTTGGCGTTCACGGCGCATTGCCAGGGCGATGCCGCCGTCGAAGCACTTGTTGATGCCTATGCACGGGTTGATCAAGAGATCCCGATCGGGCCGACGCGTTCGTCGATCACGCACAGCAGTTTCATGAGCCCCAAAGCGATCGCGGGTGCGGCGAAGTTGGGCGTGGGAGTGGATCTGCAACCGGCGTGGTTGTACCTGGACGCCCGAACCTTGGTCGCCCAGTTCGGCAGCGAGCGTTTAACGCACTTCATTCCGCTACGCAGTCTATTCGCCGCCGGCGTGGTCGCCGGAGGCGGCAGCGACCACATGCAGAAGATCGGATCGCTGCGCAGCGTGAACCCGTACAATCCGTTTCTGGGCATGTGGGTTGCCGTCACCCGTACTGCGCGATGGCACGACGAACCGATCCACCGCGAGCAAGCGCTGACGCGCGAGCAGATGATCCGCTTCTACACGATCAACAACGCTTGGTTGATGCGGGCCGAAGACGAGATCGGATCGCTGGAGGTCGGCAAACGAGCCGACTTTGTCGTCGTCGACCGCGACCTGTTGAGGTGCAGCGACGACGAAATCCGCGACGCGCTGGTCGAGTCCACGTGGCTGGACGGCCGGCCGGTCTATCAGTCCCAACCCTGA